In Candidatus Defluviibacterium haderslevense, the following are encoded in one genomic region:
- a CDS encoding T9SS type A sorting domain-containing protein, protein MKKILILLLISSSILAQPSLLLDIEKGSGSSDYTGINFIRVNSKLFFTATNASLGSELYITDGTPGKTKLVKDIYPIVSEGSSPKFLTEFNGQLLFAAQENLHGLELWISDGTEAGTHIVKDINPGPSESMSGSVGKGKQIISFKNKAYFFAKDKPGENPALWETDGTEQGTIKLVTFNSTFPDPNNLTIFQDNLYFTVKENSTEGYELYSFNISTKSIKLVKDITSNDDTKFSEVTSSSKYIYFVGQSTLDGNNIYVSDGTEQGTKAIKKIIKVGFNPAGKFTFTNDKTFFFANDSIFVTDGSSTGTINLGLKVHNTNASNWVSDGDKIYFEGINPATNLGYELYQSDGTIPGTKIVKDLNTGSDGSDPVYLTLIGKTLYFVANDGVKGPEIYYTDGTSAGTKLLYDIVPGPSSSSPRYLKYFGSKHLFFYQNDNVVGLEPYSFELNIVGTVDTKSKFQSLQVNSFKNHWEVLLPGNLNSASNKTNLELFDLSGRIIKSVKISSLNNSRIIMQKPDIKGNYYINLKAGNKIFISKQLSSFD, encoded by the coding sequence ATGAAAAAAATATTAATCTTACTTTTAATTAGTTCATCCATTTTAGCACAGCCGAGTTTGTTGCTTGATATTGAAAAAGGTTCTGGTTCAAGTGACTATACCGGAATAAATTTCATCAGAGTAAATTCAAAGTTATTTTTTACAGCCACAAATGCAAGTCTTGGCTCTGAATTATACATTACTGATGGCACACCTGGAAAAACAAAATTAGTAAAAGATATTTATCCAATAGTATCAGAAGGTTCTTCACCAAAATTTTTAACAGAATTTAATGGACAACTATTATTCGCAGCTCAAGAAAATCTTCATGGCCTGGAATTATGGATATCTGATGGTACAGAAGCTGGTACACATATAGTTAAAGATATTAATCCTGGTCCGAGTGAATCCATGTCAGGATCGGTTGGAAAAGGCAAACAGATTATTAGTTTCAAAAACAAAGCTTACTTTTTTGCAAAGGATAAGCCAGGTGAAAATCCTGCTCTTTGGGAAACTGATGGTACAGAACAAGGAACTATTAAATTAGTCACCTTTAATTCAACTTTTCCTGATCCCAACAATTTAACAATCTTTCAAGACAATTTATATTTTACTGTAAAGGAAAATTCTACAGAAGGATATGAATTATATTCATTCAATATTTCAACCAAATCTATAAAATTGGTTAAGGATATTACATCTAATGATGATACCAAATTTAGTGAAGTTACATCAAGTTCTAAATATATATATTTTGTTGGACAATCGACGCTAGATGGTAATAATATTTATGTAAGCGATGGTACAGAACAAGGAACAAAAGCAATTAAAAAAATTATCAAAGTTGGGTTTAATCCAGCAGGTAAATTCACCTTTACAAATGATAAAACCTTTTTCTTTGCGAATGATTCAATTTTTGTTACAGATGGATCTTCTACAGGGACTATAAATCTAGGTTTAAAAGTTCATAATACTAATGCCTCTAATTGGGTTTCTGATGGAGACAAAATATATTTTGAAGGCATTAATCCTGCAACAAATTTAGGATATGAACTATACCAATCGGACGGTACTATTCCAGGAACTAAAATAGTTAAAGATCTTAATACTGGAAGTGATGGGTCCGATCCAGTTTATCTTACATTGATTGGAAAAACTCTATATTTCGTAGCAAATGATGGGGTGAAAGGTCCAGAAATCTATTATACTGATGGCACTAGCGCTGGCACAAAATTGCTTTATGATATTGTACCTGGTCCGAGCTCATCAAGTCCAAGATATCTTAAATATTTCGGAAGTAAGCACTTGTTTTTTTATCAAAATGATAATGTTGTTGGTTTGGAACCATATTCCTTTGAGTTGAATATTGTTGGAACTGTTGATACAAAATCAAAATTCCAATCACTTCAGGTAAACTCATTTAAAAATCACTGGGAAGTATTACTACCTGGGAACCTAAATTCAGCATCAAATAAGACCAATCTTGAATTATTTGATCTTTCTGGAAGAATTATAAAGTCAGTTAAGATTTCTTCATTAAATAATTCAAGAATAATAATGCAAAAGCCTGATATAAAGGGAAATTACTATATTAACTTAAAAGCAGGTAACAAAATTTTCATTTCCAAACAGCTATCAAGTTTTGACTAA
- a CDS encoding T9SS type A sorting domain-containing protein yields the protein MRSNTNKSIRKIIFIIFIAQLNLTAQSLPFGDCKKTFLPCSKDFKISSLDNYGTEQDNLGISNCIDSDTKETNSIWIQFQITKSGTFSFDLTPLAQNDDIDFIIYKNNSTCDKLESIRCMGSGKNLGTLYNNYERCMGATGLKPESKDLNEKKGCYGTADNFLADLKVNQGENYIIFINNYESNNGFNFHFTGTCDFEKNYPQFKYSDNFKEGEFSFNFFHASLAGLGGCQIFWSIIDPEGVQEFTGDQVDHVKFAYPGIKTIIRTIVSLGDCVTRDTTQLDIRSISVNKKSKESVISEVYPNPAKNVIYFECITKGKKNIEINITNVEGKIIGPTENYEINEYKLITNNITGYQSGIYFINAYDGKSKKVIGSKKFVIVN from the coding sequence ATGAGATCAAATACCAATAAATCTATTAGAAAAATAATATTTATTATTTTCATTGCTCAATTAAATTTAACTGCACAATCACTCCCATTCGGGGATTGCAAGAAAACATTTCTTCCATGCAGCAAAGATTTTAAAATATCTAGTTTAGATAATTATGGAACTGAACAAGATAATTTAGGAATTTCAAATTGTATTGATTCAGATACTAAAGAAACAAATTCAATTTGGATTCAATTTCAAATAACTAAATCAGGTACATTTTCATTTGATTTAACACCATTAGCTCAAAATGATGATATAGATTTCATAATTTATAAAAACAATTCAACTTGTGATAAATTGGAATCAATAAGATGTATGGGTTCTGGAAAAAACCTAGGAACCCTATACAATAATTATGAAAGATGCATGGGCGCAACTGGTCTTAAACCTGAATCAAAAGATCTAAATGAAAAAAAGGGATGTTATGGAACAGCTGATAATTTCCTTGCTGATCTTAAAGTAAATCAGGGTGAAAATTATATTATATTTATTAATAATTATGAATCAAATAATGGATTTAATTTTCATTTTACTGGCACATGTGATTTCGAAAAGAATTATCCACAATTTAAATATTCAGATAATTTTAAAGAAGGTGAATTTAGTTTTAACTTCTTTCATGCTTCTTTGGCGGGATTAGGAGGTTGTCAAATATTCTGGAGCATTATTGATCCAGAAGGAGTGCAGGAATTTACTGGTGACCAAGTAGATCATGTAAAATTTGCATATCCGGGAATTAAGACGATAATCCGAACTATTGTTTCATTAGGTGATTGTGTTACAAGAGATACAACTCAATTAGACATCAGAAGCATATCAGTCAATAAAAAATCAAAGGAAAGTGTAATTTCAGAAGTCTATCCAAATCCTGCTAAAAATGTCATTTATTTTGAATGTATAACGAAAGGCAAGAAAAATATTGAGATAAATATCACCAATGTAGAAGGTAAAATAATAGGCCCAACGGAGAACTATGAAATTAATGAATATAAGTTAATTACTAACAATATTACAGGATATCAATCTGGGATATATTTCATTAATGCGTATGATGGCAAATCTAAAAAAGTAATTGGCTCTAAGAAATTTGTAATTGTAAATTAA
- a CDS encoding T9SS type A sorting domain-containing protein: MKYLLIIFLSIISNRIYSQLEFAPIGAKWTYETTNYDFTGVKSNSITIFESTQDTVVNQKKCRLLNRYEIVKGIIGNQNITYLYKPAIIFQDKYKIYHLFHDSLYLLYDWKLKSGDSIGLQGERFPTGGLVPRYSTKIISNILDTSFGFSVRKINQNMFCGGRLGSGVNITQFEKFGMIENCLFYMGEFCGFDYNKSFHLRCYQDDQVGLIKFDSITCDSIRTNTKQVSIGQNPIIYPTIVTNNLNLLMASDQIVKLEIYSIDGIKQVNAIINSNFSKNIIDVSLLDSNVYFLKIYLKNGIIQVEKFIKIK; the protein is encoded by the coding sequence ATGAAATATCTCTTAATTATATTTTTATCAATTATTTCAAATCGAATCTACAGTCAATTGGAATTTGCCCCGATTGGTGCAAAATGGACTTATGAAACCACAAATTATGACTTTACTGGAGTAAAATCAAATTCGATTACTATTTTTGAAAGCACACAAGATACAGTAGTAAATCAAAAAAAATGTCGATTATTGAATCGATATGAAATAGTGAAAGGTATAATTGGCAACCAGAATATAACTTATTTATATAAACCAGCAATAATATTTCAAGATAAGTACAAAATTTATCATTTATTTCATGACAGCCTCTATTTGCTGTATGATTGGAAATTAAAATCCGGAGATTCTATAGGATTACAAGGTGAAAGATTCCCCACTGGAGGATTAGTTCCAAGGTATTCTACTAAAATTATTAGCAATATATTAGATACAAGTTTTGGATTTTCTGTTCGAAAAATAAATCAAAACATGTTCTGTGGTGGCAGATTAGGTAGTGGGGTAAATATAACACAGTTTGAAAAATTTGGCATGATAGAAAATTGTCTCTTTTATATGGGTGAGTTTTGTGGATTTGATTATAACAAATCTTTTCACTTGAGATGCTATCAAGATGATCAAGTCGGACTTATAAAATTTGATTCAATTACTTGCGATTCAATACGTACAAATACCAAACAAGTTTCAATTGGACAAAACCCCATTATATACCCCACAATAGTTACAAATAATTTGAATTTGTTAATGGCATCTGATCAAATTGTAAAACTAGAAATATATTCAATAGACGGCATAAAACAAGTAAATGCAATAATTAATAGTAATTTTTCTAAGAATATTATTGATGTTAGTCTTCTAGATTCCAATGTTTATTTTTTAAAGATCTACTTAAAAAATGGAATTATTCAAGTAGAAAAATTTATAAAAATTAAATAG
- a CDS encoding T9SS type A sorting domain-containing protein produces MKCLLTSIIILLFHSNNTGQVPFSRFYDFNNDNEQGWKIVQAKDKFIIACGNLCDSNTVFCSGLLCFDKDWNLEWKKTLDSLPPLFFDFLVSDNEFIYCAVSTDSNYGQEFYLMKFDLEGNEIKKKYYGPFLNYVLPFTISIDHDYLFINIQYHKVDANKPGYDSTQVWYMNKNFELIYSFTNTDQKSYEGLIGFEKMTDDNFCSAKIYYVKNGTKGLIKKFDTFGNIIWTYSIDDISEEYYQGIRVRTTSDSGCVGIWNKTYWPLFNDTFPQAPVIFKLDKNGSLLWTHTFYSKYRKFLNSIFVTKNGDIIGIGDSESFGPGVFYKSNGWVVRFSPSGQLLWEHTYNDPRSKTGYAHFNSGVEELTTGNLVMAGSIFPKTESGIRVTSDVWIVRMDEEGCIIQSCDSMQLVGTEELFHKVRYKSIVCTNPIIDQCLINTSDISQTIHLEVYSTNGIKVLTIRNLQFPTQLDFSTLDDGMYFFHFLNNSNKLIQTIKIIKL; encoded by the coding sequence ATGAAATGTCTATTGACTTCAATAATAATTCTCTTGTTCCATTCTAATAATACTGGCCAAGTTCCATTTAGTAGATTTTATGATTTTAATAATGACAATGAACAAGGTTGGAAAATAGTTCAAGCCAAAGATAAATTTATAATTGCCTGTGGCAATTTATGTGATAGCAACACAGTTTTTTGTAGTGGATTGTTATGTTTTGATAAAGATTGGAACCTCGAATGGAAGAAAACATTAGATAGTTTACCGCCTCTGTTTTTTGATTTTTTGGTTTCAGATAATGAGTTTATTTACTGTGCAGTAAGTACTGACAGTAATTATGGCCAAGAATTTTATTTAATGAAATTTGATCTTGAAGGAAATGAGATCAAGAAAAAATATTATGGACCATTTCTCAATTATGTATTACCTTTTACTATTAGTATTGATCATGATTATTTATTTATCAATATCCAATACCATAAAGTTGATGCAAATAAACCAGGATATGATTCCACTCAGGTGTGGTACATGAATAAAAATTTTGAATTAATATATTCATTTACAAATACTGATCAAAAATCTTATGAAGGATTGATTGGTTTTGAAAAAATGACAGATGACAATTTTTGTAGTGCTAAAATCTATTATGTAAAAAATGGTACAAAAGGTTTAATTAAAAAATTTGACACTTTTGGAAATATTATTTGGACATATTCAATTGATGATATTTCTGAAGAATATTATCAAGGAATAAGAGTAAGAACTACCTCCGATTCAGGCTGTGTAGGCATATGGAACAAAACTTACTGGCCCCTTTTTAATGATACTTTTCCTCAAGCACCTGTTATTTTCAAGCTTGATAAAAACGGTAGTTTGTTGTGGACCCATACTTTTTACAGCAAATATAGGAAATTTTTAAATTCAATTTTTGTAACAAAAAATGGTGATATCATTGGTATTGGCGATTCTGAATCTTTTGGACCAGGTGTTTTTTATAAAAGTAATGGATGGGTAGTAAGATTTAGTCCAAGTGGACAATTACTTTGGGAACATACATATAATGATCCAAGATCAAAAACTGGTTATGCTCATTTTAATAGCGGTGTCGAAGAGTTAACGACAGGTAATTTGGTAATGGCAGGTTCTATTTTTCCTAAAACCGAATCTGGCATAAGAGTAACAAGTGATGTTTGGATCGTAAGAATGGATGAAGAAGGATGCATTATACAAAGTTGCGATTCGATGCAATTAGTTGGAACAGAAGAATTGTTTCATAAGGTTAGATACAAATCAATAGTATGTACTAATCCTATAATTGATCAATGCTTAATCAATACTTCAGATATTTCGCAAACTATTCATTTAGAAGTTTATTCCACTAATGGAATTAAAGTATTAACAATTAGGAATTTACAATTTCCGACTCAACTTGATTTCAGTACATTAGATGATGGAATGTATTTTTTTCATTTTTTAAATAACTCAAACAAATTGATTCAAACAATTAAAATAATTAAATTATGA
- a CDS encoding DUF3987 domain-containing protein yields the protein MKDQMNTSEGSSLNEQKRHSNYGEPKTKSDFINSNKFEDINSEFEKLNNEFTEENENKENPFPVDILPYPFRELIIECSKSLNFPSDYTGTAILSAISTTIGKSAKVKVKESWFEFPSFYIAQIGNPGAAKSHSLELMFKPFQEIDNSSIKKFKNEFEEFESLQAVSKKNRKSQPGNIKPVLVKTVLNNFTPEILHQRLADNDRGCVVVSDELATFLEGMNNYSKGDQTTIYLSFWCSKPTSIDRVKSPIPLWLPQPFINIIGGLQPRVIPKLFPAGKSDNGFIQRFLFAFPEFSEKQPINDIELNETLLKDYSEWIYNYRQSNPIIVDEESGHSKPKICFWSPEAKIFFYDWHKEHIKQVNDNADSLKGEVLSKFDIHFVRLALTLQIMNDNKTNQISLKAVQGAAKLCIYFQRNIMKVLDILQSSNPSIMLTNDKQNLYNALPDRFTTAEAISIGREVESRGGNYFDEKAVDRFLKNQNLFKKLAHGDYEKKFKS from the coding sequence ATGAAAGATCAAATGAATACCTCGGAGGGTTCTTCGTTAAATGAACAGAAAAGACATTCTAATTACGGAGAGCCTAAAACAAAATCTGACTTCATAAATAGTAATAAATTTGAAGATATTAATTCTGAATTTGAAAAACTTAACAATGAATTCACTGAAGAAAATGAAAATAAAGAAAACCCTTTTCCTGTTGATATTTTGCCTTATCCTTTCAGAGAGTTAATTATTGAATGCAGCAAATCATTGAACTTTCCAAGTGACTATACTGGCACTGCTATACTTTCGGCCATCTCAACGACCATTGGGAAAAGTGCGAAGGTAAAAGTAAAGGAATCATGGTTTGAATTTCCTAGTTTTTACATAGCCCAAATTGGAAATCCAGGTGCAGCAAAAAGCCATTCTCTAGAATTAATGTTTAAGCCATTCCAAGAAATTGACAATTCATCGATAAAAAAATTCAAAAATGAATTTGAAGAGTTTGAATCCTTACAGGCAGTAAGCAAAAAAAATAGAAAAAGTCAACCTGGGAATATTAAACCTGTTTTAGTAAAAACTGTTTTGAATAATTTTACTCCAGAAATACTACACCAACGGTTGGCAGATAATGATCGTGGTTGTGTAGTTGTAAGTGATGAATTGGCAACTTTCCTTGAGGGAATGAACAATTATTCCAAAGGAGATCAGACTACTATTTATCTTTCTTTTTGGTGTAGTAAGCCGACATCAATTGACCGAGTTAAAAGTCCAATACCTTTGTGGTTGCCGCAACCATTTATTAATATTATAGGAGGTTTACAACCAAGAGTTATACCAAAACTTTTTCCAGCTGGTAAATCTGATAATGGGTTTATTCAAAGATTCCTTTTTGCTTTTCCTGAATTTTCAGAGAAGCAACCCATTAATGATATTGAATTAAATGAAACTTTGTTAAAAGATTACAGCGAATGGATATATAATTATAGGCAATCAAATCCAATAATTGTCGATGAAGAATCAGGGCATTCGAAGCCGAAGATTTGTTTTTGGAGTCCAGAGGCTAAGATTTTCTTTTATGATTGGCATAAAGAGCATATTAAGCAAGTAAATGATAATGCGGATAGTCTAAAAGGTGAAGTTTTGAGCAAGTTTGATATTCATTTTGTCCGATTGGCTTTGACGTTACAGATTATGAATGACAATAAAACAAACCAAATATCATTAAAAGCGGTACAAGGTGCGGCAAAGCTTTGTATCTATTTTCAAAGAAATATAATGAAGGTTTTGGACATATTGCAAAGTAGTAATCCTTCTATTATGCTAACAAATGATAAACAGAATTTATATAATGCCTTACCTGATAGATTTACTACTGCTGAAGCAATATCAATAGGTAGGGAAGTTGAAAGTCGAGGCGGAAATTACTTTGATGAAAAAGCAGTTGATAGGTTTTTAAAGAATCAAAACTTGTTTAAAAAACTTGCTCATGGGGATTATGAAAAAAAATTCAAAAGCTAA
- a CDS encoding helix-turn-helix domain-containing protein, translating to MQNPFEIIEAKLNSIENILLELKHNPEIQKKYHENDRWFDLQELREYLPDKPSKATIYSWVQNRSIPYHKGAKKLRFLKSELDAWMKKGRKDYSSGSDLPVESYLKIRKGNK from the coding sequence ATGCAAAATCCATTTGAAATAATTGAGGCAAAGCTTAATAGCATCGAAAATATTTTGCTTGAACTCAAACACAATCCAGAAATCCAGAAAAAATATCATGAGAATGATCGTTGGTTCGATCTTCAAGAACTTCGAGAATATTTACCTGATAAGCCTTCCAAAGCTACAATATACTCATGGGTTCAAAATCGGTCAATTCCTTATCATAAAGGAGCAAAAAAATTAAGGTTCCTTAAGTCTGAATTAGATGCCTGGATGAAGAAGGGGAGAAAGGATTATTCTTCTGGTTCAGATCTGCCAGTAGAAAGTTATTTAAAAATTAGAAAAGGAAATAAGTAA
- a CDS encoding site-specific integrase, producing the protein MDKKVFISIALDKRRKKDNGKYPVKLRVFTTEPRIQKLYSTSFEFTEKEFQNIWITSKPKQEIRDIREKLKDIEKMAFDKAEDLVPFSFFEFEKKLYTSKGDRQNLIFKYKEQIERFKSLDQIGTAKMYELSLKSLLAFSKQLSGKEIESLNFREITSNWLELYEKHMTGTLNRSTTTISMYLRSLRAIFNNAIAAKDIEPEFYPFGKRKYQIPSSKSVKKALDKSQLKILFDAIPKTPEQEKARDFWFLSYLCNGINVKDIALLRYENLNGDELTFIRAKTRTTSKSNLKTITIYLNEYSKNILSKYSNTTKNPKNHIFTIVSDLDSELTKFDKIKNFTRFINQNLKILAKDNGITEEISSYWARHSFATNLIRSGGSMELVGELFGHSDKKTTQNYFAGFEDNEKRNIISKIMDFG; encoded by the coding sequence ATGGATAAAAAGGTTTTCATTTCAATTGCCTTAGACAAACGAAGAAAAAAAGATAATGGTAAATATCCAGTCAAACTCAGGGTCTTTACAACAGAACCCAGGATTCAAAAGTTATACTCCACTTCTTTTGAGTTTACCGAAAAAGAGTTTCAAAATATCTGGATTACTTCAAAGCCTAAACAAGAGATCCGAGATATAAGAGAAAAGCTAAAGGATATTGAAAAAATGGCTTTTGATAAAGCTGAAGATTTGGTCCCTTTCTCGTTTTTTGAGTTTGAAAAAAAGCTGTACACGAGTAAAGGTGACCGTCAAAATTTGATCTTCAAATACAAAGAACAGATTGAACGATTTAAATCTTTGGACCAAATTGGAACAGCCAAAATGTATGAATTAAGTTTAAAATCATTATTGGCTTTCTCAAAGCAGTTATCCGGCAAAGAGATTGAATCACTTAATTTCAGAGAAATTACTTCGAACTGGCTGGAATTATATGAAAAGCACATGACTGGAACTTTGAATAGAAGTACAACTACAATATCCATGTATTTACGTTCACTTAGAGCAATTTTTAATAATGCGATCGCAGCTAAAGATATTGAACCCGAATTTTATCCGTTCGGCAAAAGGAAATATCAGATTCCAAGCTCTAAATCCGTGAAGAAAGCACTGGATAAATCGCAACTTAAAATCCTTTTCGATGCAATTCCCAAAACACCGGAACAGGAAAAAGCCCGAGATTTCTGGTTTCTATCTTATTTATGTAATGGGATCAATGTCAAAGACATTGCTCTACTTAGATATGAAAATTTAAATGGGGATGAATTGACATTTATTCGAGCGAAAACAAGGACAACATCTAAGTCGAACTTAAAAACAATCACTATTTATTTGAATGAATATTCGAAAAATATTTTATCCAAATACTCCAATACGACTAAGAATCCAAAAAATCATATCTTCACAATCGTTTCCGATCTGGATTCGGAATTAACGAAATTTGATAAAATTAAAAACTTTACTCGTTTTATAAACCAGAATTTAAAAATACTGGCTAAAGACAACGGTATTACTGAAGAAATCTCCAGTTATTGGGCACGACATAGTTTTGCAACGAATTTAATTCGGTCAGGTGGCTCAATGGAACTGGTCGGTGAATTATTCGGACATAGTGATAAAAAGACAACGCAAAATTATTTTGCTGGATTTGAAGACAATGAAAAGAGAAATATAATTTCAAAAATTATGGATTTTGGTTAA
- a CDS encoding helix-turn-helix domain-containing protein, protein MEVICLSDEAFYALIETVVARIKEKEGFKRDKWISDEEAMSKLRIKSKTTLQKLRDEGKIRFSQPEKKIILYDTDSIDVYLEKHSKDTF, encoded by the coding sequence ATGGAAGTCATTTGCCTATCAGATGAAGCTTTTTATGCTCTTATTGAAACAGTAGTGGCTCGTATTAAAGAAAAGGAAGGTTTCAAAAGAGATAAATGGATTTCTGATGAAGAAGCTATGTCAAAACTTCGGATTAAGAGCAAGACTACACTACAAAAATTAAGAGATGAAGGAAAGATTCGATTCTCTCAACCAGAAAAGAAAATAATTCTCTATGATACCGATTCAATCGATGTATATTTGGAAAAACATTCAAAAGACACTTTCTGA
- a CDS encoding HAD family hydrolase, with product MNKINWLITDFDRTLIQLFSDLDLKQLFKELKVVYLENGVNENYLVPMNDPYEMWVATYKYLQKQFNPLKAKEIHSIATSVITKFEIKASKNAILLPNVVNTLLWLKKMNINCAIVSTNSTEAIKLILERNNLSVIITQVFGRDDNIPMEELKPSPTLIHRAISTLKANPKHSIYIGDSKDDMIAGNSAGIPVIGVLTGKTSANELLLSGAHIILSNFSSLQEFDHLF from the coding sequence ATGAATAAAATTAATTGGCTTATAACTGATTTTGATAGGACGCTTATACAATTATTTTCGGATTTAGATTTAAAACAACTTTTTAAAGAACTAAAAGTTGTTTATTTGGAGAATGGAGTGAATGAGAACTATTTAGTTCCAATGAATGATCCATATGAGATGTGGGTTGCTACATATAAATATCTGCAAAAACAATTCAATCCCCTAAAGGCAAAGGAAATTCATAGTATTGCCACATCAGTAATAACAAAATTTGAAATCAAAGCCTCTAAAAACGCTATTCTGCTACCGAATGTTGTAAATACACTTTTATGGTTAAAGAAGATGAATATCAACTGTGCAATTGTTTCAACCAACTCAACTGAAGCGATTAAACTAATTTTAGAAAGAAATAATCTTTCAGTTATCATTACACAAGTATTTGGCCGTGATGATAACATTCCAATGGAAGAACTAAAACCAAGTCCTACACTTATTCATCGAGCGATTTCAACCCTAAAGGCCAACCCGAAACATTCAATTTATATAGGAGATAGTAAAGATGATATGATTGCAGGGAATTCAGCAGGCATACCTGTGATTGGGGTTTTAACAGGAAAGACGAGCGCCAATGAACTTTTATTGTCTGGTGCTCATATAATTCTATCTAACTTTTCATCTCTTCAAGAATTTGATCATCTTTTTTGA